One genomic window of Ruminococcus gauvreauii includes the following:
- a CDS encoding ABC transporter permease: MKKIQKNNILRNYGLIIIFLAVVVILAIAAPTFRKPMNLLNVVKQASVNGILAFGMMIVVITAGIDLSMGSIVGFSGVCAALFAHPGEYPLIVSVLIALLAGAVFGMTNGVGVAYGGLPPFIITLGTMSIARGLALVFSGGIPVINLSETFTNMSSGSLAGIPYLSFYFIGTALVFAFILNKTVFGRHVYMIGGNSVAARVSGINVKAHLLLVYVISGLCSGLAGLLMASRTNQGSPTMGVTYEMDAVTAVVIGGVSMSGGAGKWYGVVIGALLIAVIENALTIFGVDPNWKQVVKGAIIIGAVLLDVKSKGSKE; this comes from the coding sequence ATGAAGAAAATACAGAAAAACAATATATTAAGGAACTATGGCCTGATTATCATTTTTCTCGCCGTGGTGGTAATTCTGGCAATCGCAGCACCAACGTTCAGGAAGCCTATGAACCTGCTGAACGTCGTCAAACAGGCGTCTGTGAACGGCATTCTGGCGTTTGGAATGATGATCGTAGTGATCACGGCGGGGATTGATCTGTCGATGGGATCGATCGTAGGATTTTCCGGAGTCTGTGCGGCGCTGTTTGCGCATCCGGGAGAGTATCCGCTGATTGTTTCTGTGCTGATTGCACTGCTGGCAGGGGCTGTATTTGGGATGACCAACGGCGTTGGCGTGGCTTACGGGGGACTGCCTCCATTTATCATCACTCTGGGAACGATGAGTATCGCCCGTGGACTGGCACTGGTTTTTAGCGGCGGAATACCGGTTATCAACCTGTCGGAGACGTTTACTAACATGTCATCCGGTTCCCTGGCGGGGATTCCCTATCTGTCATTTTACTTCATTGGGACGGCGCTGGTTTTTGCCTTTATACTGAATAAAACGGTATTTGGGCGTCACGTCTATATGATCGGAGGAAATAGTGTTGCGGCCAGGGTTTCCGGTATCAATGTAAAGGCGCACTTGCTGCTGGTCTATGTTATTTCGGGCCTCTGTTCCGGACTTGCCGGACTTCTGATGGCGTCCAGGACGAACCAGGGGTCCCCGACAATGGGTGTGACTTATGAGATGGATGCGGTGACCGCGGTTGTGATCGGCGGCGTCTCCATGTCAGGCGGTGCTGGAAAATGGTATGGGGTTGTGATCGGGGCCCTGCTGATTGCAGTTATTGAAAATGCATTGACGATTTTCGGTGTCGATCCGAACTGG
- a CDS encoding sugar ABC transporter ATP-binding protein translates to MSEYVLEMTDIEKSFPGVQVLKGVSLRVKPGEVHALMGENGAGKSTLMKILMGIYTADAGTVLIDGKKEIIRGPKSAMEHGISMIHQELNPVLDMQVYENVYMGRELKQGPGLVDKKREQKETQKLLESLGIPISATRMMRELSVAQCQLIEIVKAISINARLVIMDEPTSAITDKEITTLFEQIDRLKKNNVAIIYISHKMDEIFQICDHITVLRDGEYIGDDEAANLDQEKLIRMMVGREISDVYPKSQVPIGRLVFEVKNLNYRNKVKNAGFQLHAGEILGIAGLVGAGRSELAETVFGMRRKDSGEICKEGKELHITHPRHAIKNKIALITEDRKFTGLNLMGSVKENITLASLADTLSKGGLILKGKEARQADQYIEKLKIKTPGRDTLTGDLSGGNQQKVVVAKWLLTEPDIIILDEPTRGIDVGAKRDIYLLIGELVKQGKAVVVISSEIPEIMGLCDRVIVMAAGKITGEVMRKDFTQELIMTYAAKFGEDGQ, encoded by the coding sequence ATGTCAGAGTATGTATTGGAGATGACAGATATCGAGAAAAGTTTTCCGGGCGTTCAAGTTTTGAAGGGCGTCAGCCTCCGGGTAAAACCGGGGGAGGTCCACGCCCTGATGGGGGAAAACGGAGCGGGGAAATCGACGCTGATGAAAATCCTGATGGGGATTTACACTGCGGATGCGGGAACCGTGCTGATAGACGGAAAGAAGGAAATTATCAGGGGACCCAAAAGTGCGATGGAGCATGGAATTTCCATGATCCACCAGGAACTTAATCCGGTGCTTGATATGCAGGTTTATGAAAATGTTTACATGGGACGGGAATTAAAACAAGGTCCCGGACTGGTGGATAAGAAGAGAGAACAAAAAGAGACACAGAAATTATTGGAATCGCTTGGGATTCCGATCTCTGCGACCCGGATGATGCGGGAATTAAGTGTCGCACAGTGTCAGCTGATTGAGATTGTAAAAGCAATTTCTATCAATGCCAGGCTGGTGATCATGGATGAACCGACATCGGCGATCACAGATAAAGAAATCACCACGCTGTTTGAACAGATTGACAGACTGAAGAAAAATAATGTGGCCATTATTTATATCTCACATAAGATGGACGAGATCTTTCAGATCTGTGACCACATCACCGTGCTGCGGGACGGTGAGTATATTGGTGATGATGAGGCGGCTAATCTGGATCAGGAAAAACTCATCCGTATGATGGTGGGGAGAGAGATCAGTGATGTCTATCCCAAGAGTCAGGTGCCGATCGGCAGACTGGTCTTCGAGGTAAAGAATCTGAATTATAGAAATAAAGTGAAGAATGCCGGCTTCCAGCTGCACGCAGGAGAAATTCTTGGAATTGCGGGACTTGTAGGGGCGGGCAGGAGTGAGCTGGCAGAAACCGTCTTTGGCATGCGCAGGAAGGACAGCGGAGAGATCTGTAAAGAAGGAAAAGAACTACATATCACACACCCTCGTCATGCAATTAAGAATAAGATTGCATTGATCACAGAAGACAGAAAATTTACCGGTTTGAATCTGATGGGCTCAGTAAAAGAAAATATTACGCTGGCTTCCCTCGCCGATACTCTCTCCAAAGGCGGACTGATTCTCAAAGGAAAAGAGGCAAGGCAGGCAGATCAGTACATCGAAAAGCTTAAAATAAAGACTCCCGGCAGAGATACGCTGACAGGAGACCTGAGCGGCGGAAATCAGCAGAAAGTGGTAGTGGCAAAGTGGCTGCTGACAGAACCTGATATTATCATTCTGGATGAGCCCACGAGGGGCATTGATGTTGGGGCAAAGCGTGACATCTATCTGCTGATCGGAGAGCTGGTTAAGCAGGGAAAAGCGGTGGTTGTGATTTCATCTGAGATTCCCGAGATTATGGGACTCTGCGACAGGGTCATCGTGATGGCGGCAGGAAAGATAACGGGTGAAGTTATGAGAAAAGACTTTACACAGGAGCTGATCATGACATATGCTGCAAAATTTGGGGAGGATGGACAGTGA
- a CDS encoding sugar ABC transporter substrate-binding protein — MKKLAVILLSAAMVLAMAGCQGNTEKETKEQTDSGKVSEEGAESASDDNSKESRRYALFLASVPNETTTSIRDQAIETAKGMGISVEVFIGNDEQATQVAQIETCITEGYDGLMIEPISSDGCLSVMKSAKEAGIAMVTVMQDCSDPSLVSAHIGADHEGAAALQMKEVCEALGGKGKIAIIDGVMGSTGQIQLTAGYESVLKDYPEIEVVEEQSGNWMIDEAMDITETWLQKYDDLDAILGQSDQMALGALQACKDAGVTINISGRDAQTAALKEVEAGNMFGTVSQSAYQMGDMAVKVITDVLDGKSVDDKYFTENAFVTKDNAAEYM, encoded by the coding sequence ATGAAGAAACTGGCAGTGATTTTACTGAGTGCAGCAATGGTGTTAGCAATGGCAGGATGTCAGGGGAATACCGAAAAAGAGACAAAAGAGCAGACAGACTCCGGCAAAGTATCAGAGGAGGGTGCGGAAAGTGCATCAGACGACAACAGCAAAGAATCCAGAAGGTATGCACTTTTTCTGGCAAGTGTGCCGAATGAGACGACCACATCAATCAGGGATCAGGCGATAGAGACTGCGAAAGGGATGGGGATCTCAGTGGAAGTCTTTATCGGAAACGATGAGCAGGCAACGCAGGTGGCACAGATTGAGACTTGTATTACAGAAGGATACGACGGACTGATGATTGAACCGATCAGCAGTGACGGCTGTCTGTCCGTTATGAAATCAGCGAAAGAGGCAGGGATTGCGATGGTTACGGTTATGCAGGACTGTTCGGACCCAAGCCTTGTAAGTGCACATATCGGCGCTGACCACGAGGGCGCGGCTGCTCTGCAGATGAAAGAAGTCTGCGAAGCGCTGGGCGGTAAAGGCAAGATTGCAATCATTGACGGAGTCATGGGATCTACGGGACAGATTCAGCTGACGGCCGGATATGAATCCGTACTGAAGGACTATCCTGAGATCGAGGTGGTTGAGGAGCAGAGCGGAAACTGGATGATCGATGAGGCTATGGATATCACAGAGACGTGGCTGCAGAAGTATGATGATCTGGATGCCATCCTCGGACAGAGCGATCAGATGGCACTCGGCGCGCTTCAGGCATGTAAGGATGCGGGCGTCACGATCAATATTTCCGGGCGTGATGCACAGACAGCCGCTCTCAAAGAGGTGGAAGCCGGAAATATGTTCGGAACGGTAAGCCAGAGTGCCTATCAGATGGGGGACATGGCTGTGAAGGTTATCACTGACGTGCTGGATGGCAAGAGCGTGGATGACAAATATTTCACAGAAAATGCATTTGTCACCAAAGACAACGCGGCAGAGTACATGTAA
- a CDS encoding MgtC/SapB family protein codes for MSLVQELFKVMPLQQEAIYSLRILTACVCGLAIGIERTSRLKQAGIRTHCIIACTASVMMIISKYCFGDMGDAAGNFMGGTRGADPARIAAQVVSGISFLGAGVLLKKGDTIKGLTTAAGFWVTTAIGLSIGSGMYYTGIFTTVLVIVIQVIFHRVHIGGDTSTYTVKVIMEESAARRSQLVEELKQNHMKVSVGKVEKMEGGLLEVELLITTSLPLSLEEAVVILKRNQAISSISL; via the coding sequence GTGTCTTTGGTACAGGAACTTTTTAAGGTTATGCCTTTACAGCAGGAGGCCATATATTCCCTGAGGATCCTGACCGCCTGTGTCTGCGGACTGGCAATCGGGATCGAGAGGACCTCCCGTCTGAAACAGGCGGGGATCCGTACGCACTGCATCATCGCCTGCACGGCTTCGGTCATGATGATCATATCCAAATACTGTTTTGGAGACATGGGTGATGCCGCCGGGAATTTTATGGGCGGAACGAGAGGCGCGGACCCCGCGCGTATCGCGGCGCAGGTTGTCAGCGGAATCAGCTTCCTCGGAGCAGGAGTGCTTTTAAAAAAAGGCGATACGATCAAAGGGCTGACTACAGCAGCCGGTTTCTGGGTGACCACGGCTATCGGCCTTTCCATCGGATCCGGCATGTACTATACAGGGATTTTCACTACTGTTCTGGTCATAGTGATTCAGGTGATTTTTCACCGGGTGCATATCGGGGGCGATACCTCCACATATACAGTAAAAGTTATTATGGAAGAGTCCGCGGCGCGCCGATCCCAACTGGTGGAAGAACTGAAACAGAATCATATGAAAGTATCGGTGGGAAAGGTAGAAAAAATGGAGGGCGGCCTGTTGGAGGTGGAGCTTCTGATCACCACGTCGCTGCCCTTAAGCCTGGAGGAGGCGGTGGTGATTCTGAAAAGGAATCAGGCGATTTCCTCCATATCGCTTTGA
- a CDS encoding ABC transporter ATP-binding protein gives MSYIRFDHINKYFGENHVLRDITLDIEQGELVTFLGPSGCGKSTLLRCLSGLESVTEGKIYLEGYDITELEPKKRGIGMVFQQYSLFPNLTVEQNVAFGLKIQKRPKREIYQRVQEMLEIVGLNEKIHQYPRELSGGQQQRVALARALVTEPKVLLLDEPLSAIDALLRRNLQVEIRRIQKELNITTLFVTHDQDEAIVMSDHIHLFNVGTIEQSGVPVELYTRPRTRFAATFIGHYNIIDAKLFGESSGMKTEGNDIAIRPEIIEISKVPPEHADSVTMKGSIAGSLSHGNIIRYMVECGGFRLDVDILFDASKLFADGEEIYLTFGKEHVLELE, from the coding sequence ATGTCGTATATTCGGTTTGACCATATTAATAAATATTTTGGAGAGAATCATGTCCTGCGTGATATAACACTGGATATTGAGCAGGGGGAGCTGGTTACGTTTCTTGGACCGTCCGGCTGCGGAAAATCCACACTGCTTCGCTGCCTATCCGGACTGGAGTCTGTGACGGAGGGGAAAATCTATCTGGAAGGATATGATATCACGGAGCTGGAGCCAAAGAAACGGGGCATCGGCATGGTGTTTCAGCAATACAGTCTTTTCCCTAACCTTACCGTGGAGCAGAATGTGGCTTTTGGGCTGAAGATTCAGAAACGGCCGAAAAGGGAGATCTATCAGCGGGTACAGGAAATGCTGGAGATCGTCGGCCTGAACGAAAAGATTCATCAGTATCCGAGAGAGTTGTCCGGCGGACAGCAGCAGCGTGTTGCACTGGCACGTGCCCTGGTGACGGAACCGAAAGTACTGCTTCTGGATGAACCTCTGTCTGCCATTGATGCATTGCTGAGAAGAAATCTTCAGGTGGAGATTCGCCGCATCCAGAAGGAGCTGAATATCACCACCTTATTCGTCACGCATGACCAGGATGAGGCGATTGTGATGTCGGACCATATCCATCTCTTCAATGTGGGTACCATTGAACAGTCCGGTGTGCCTGTGGAACTGTATACGAGACCCAGGACCAGGTTTGCAGCTACCTTTATCGGGCACTATAATATCATCGATGCAAAGCTTTTTGGGGAAAGCAGCGGCATGAAAACCGAAGGTAATGATATTGCCATCCGACCTGAGATCATTGAGATCAGCAAGGTACCACCGGAGCATGCGGATTCAGTCACCATGAAAGGAAGCATAGCGGGAAGCCTGTCCCATGGAAATATCATCCGCTATATGGTTGAATGCGGCGGTTTTCGGCTGGATGTAGATATTCTGTTTGATGCATCCAAGCTGTTTGCGGACGGAGAAGAGATCTACCTCACATTTGGAAAGGAACACGTATTAGAACTGGAATAA
- a CDS encoding ABC transporter permease: MKNNRILYHIILILLAFVLLLPVVVTLVYSLTESWLTLFPSGFPNFTYWKELFTERPDFWAAIGRSLIISVFPIFISGICVIMGMYVAILHFPKFDTIMQSISMIPYTLRGVVLAISVLALYAGNVTIFGNRMVMLVCVYCVVILPFVYRGIRNNLYAINVRQLLEAAELLGANGLYTFFRIIVPNMLSGILVSALMALGAIFTDYAVIKIIAGSRYETAQAVLYNAQKREAGPMTSVIVVMMFGITLLIAVISYSLQNRSRKSSRTERGE; encoded by the coding sequence ATGAAAAATAACAGGATACTGTATCATATCATATTGATTTTACTGGCATTTGTTCTTTTGCTTCCTGTGGTTGTGACGCTGGTTTACTCTCTTACGGAAAGCTGGCTGACCCTGTTTCCCAGTGGTTTTCCCAATTTTACATACTGGAAGGAGCTGTTCACAGAAAGACCGGATTTCTGGGCAGCGATCGGACGAAGCCTGATCATCAGTGTATTTCCAATCTTTATCTCAGGAATCTGTGTGATCATGGGGATGTATGTCGCTATCCTGCATTTTCCAAAGTTTGATACCATTATGCAGAGCATATCCATGATTCCCTATACGCTGCGGGGGGTAGTCCTCGCTATCTCTGTGCTGGCTCTCTATGCGGGAAATGTGACGATCTTCGGCAACAGAATGGTCATGCTGGTGTGCGTCTACTGTGTGGTGATCCTGCCATTTGTGTACCGGGGAATCCGAAATAATCTTTACGCCATCAATGTGCGGCAGCTGCTGGAAGCGGCAGAGCTTCTGGGGGCAAACGGGCTCTACACGTTTTTCCGAATCATTGTGCCCAACATGCTCTCTGGTATTCTGGTGTCGGCGCTGATGGCTCTGGGGGCAATTTTTACGGACTACGCCGTCATTAAAATTATAGCGGGCAGCCGGTATGAGACGGCTCAGGCGGTGCTCTACAATGCCCAGAAAAGGGAAGCCGGCCCTATGACCAGTGTCATTGTAGTCATGATGTTTGGCATTACGCTTCTGATCGCTGTTATCTCATACAGCCTGCAAAACAGAAGCAGGAAAAGTTCAAGAACTGAGCGGGGGGAATAA
- a CDS encoding ABC transporter permease has protein sequence MMKQRLKQMIHLLPAAPFFILVFFFLALPFCNMIIQSFLDPESGSVTLQNYVTVFTKPAYYMATWNSVKVAVIGTATGMVLSFFAALAVSALGIPARKRFMPVLNMTQNFAGFPLAFAFMLMLGHNGFIRLMAENSKLQALAGFNLYSSEGMVPMFVWFAIPLGTLLLIPGFEAIRKEWKESATLMGATGFQFWIKIGIPNLAPTLLGTTSMVFADSITTYTTVYMIMGSNATMLPIKIASMFSGDSKQQTELGSALSITMIVIILVVMGITNLVKKKYVKGGIGQ, from the coding sequence ATGATGAAACAGAGACTGAAACAGATGATTCATTTACTCCCGGCTGCCCCGTTTTTTATTCTGGTGTTCTTTTTTTTGGCGCTGCCTTTCTGCAATATGATCATCCAAAGCTTTCTGGATCCTGAGAGCGGGAGTGTGACCCTCCAAAATTACGTAACAGTTTTTACAAAACCTGCGTATTATATGGCCACCTGGAACAGTGTAAAGGTTGCGGTGATCGGCACCGCAACGGGTATGGTCCTGTCATTTTTTGCGGCACTTGCGGTGTCTGCGCTGGGGATCCCGGCAAGAAAGCGGTTTATGCCTGTTCTGAACATGACGCAGAATTTTGCAGGGTTTCCGCTGGCGTTTGCCTTCATGCTGATGCTGGGACACAATGGTTTTATACGGCTCATGGCGGAAAACTCAAAGTTACAGGCACTGGCCGGCTTTAATCTTTACAGCAGCGAGGGTATGGTTCCGATGTTTGTATGGTTTGCGATTCCACTGGGAACGCTGCTTTTGATTCCGGGATTTGAAGCGATCCGCAAAGAGTGGAAAGAATCAGCCACTCTGATGGGGGCTACGGGATTTCAGTTCTGGATAAAGATTGGCATACCCAATCTGGCGCCCACACTGCTGGGAACTACCAGCATGGTGTTCGCGGATTCCATTACAACTTATACAACGGTATATATGATCATGGGTTCCAATGCTACGATGCTGCCTATTAAGATCGCAAGCATGTTTTCGGGTGATTCCAAACAGCAGACAGAACTGGGGTCAGCGCTGTCGATTACCATGATTGTGATCATTCTGGTAGTGATGGGGATTACAAACCTTGTGAAGAAAAAATATGTAAAGGGAGGGATCGGACAATGA
- a CDS encoding alkaline phosphatase family protein, whose protein sequence is MADAKVILIMIDALGYETAWARCGYLGHLVEQKKGALYRVKGELPAQSRPMYETMMTGLAVGEHGICANEMVCPSKCENLFSLAKKNGKTTGAAAYMWIAELYNGIPGYCTLTDRYQLGNTAGLIENGIFYSQDDYPDSHLYADGDFLRKAYHPDFLLIHPMNVDDQGHKHGWGSREYEHAAEVSINIIDCYLDLWRRDGYDVVVTADHGMDELGNHFGDTRLQREVPLFVFSDQIQPGNYGDHTVSQLNVAPLICRLMGIEPSGRMMDPSEEIRW, encoded by the coding sequence ATGGCTGATGCAAAAGTAATATTGATCATGATTGATGCGCTGGGGTATGAGACGGCGTGGGCCAGATGCGGCTATCTCGGTCATCTGGTGGAACAGAAGAAAGGGGCTCTCTATCGGGTAAAAGGAGAGCTTCCGGCACAGTCAAGACCCATGTACGAGACCATGATGACGGGTCTTGCCGTCGGGGAACACGGAATCTGTGCCAATGAAATGGTCTGTCCGAGTAAGTGTGAGAACCTGTTCTCGCTGGCTAAGAAAAACGGGAAGACAACAGGCGCAGCTGCTTATATGTGGATTGCGGAACTTTATAACGGTATCCCGGGATACTGTACGCTGACAGACCGTTATCAACTCGGGAATACCGCAGGGCTGATTGAAAACGGGATTTTTTACAGTCAGGATGACTACCCTGACAGCCACCTTTACGCGGACGGGGATTTTCTGAGAAAAGCATACCATCCGGATTTTCTGCTGATTCACCCCATGAACGTGGACGATCAGGGTCATAAACACGGATGGGGAAGCAGAGAATATGAGCATGCAGCGGAGGTGTCGATCAACATCATTGACTGTTATCTGGATCTGTGGCGCCGGGACGGGTATGATGTGGTCGTTACTGCGGATCACGGAATGGATGAGCTGGGGAATCATTTTGGGGATACACGGCTTCAAAGGGAGGTCCCCTTATTTGTTTTTTCGGATCAGATACAGCCGGGGAACTATGGGGACCATACGGTTTCCCAGTTAAATGTGGCTCCGCTGATATGCAGGTTGATGGGGATTGAGCCATCCGGGCGCATGATGGATCCGTCAGAAGAGATCAGGTGGTGA
- a CDS encoding ABC transporter substrate-binding protein, protein MKLRKAAALVLVTVMAATVLTGCGKGNTGEGETKGADREKALDLRTLTQDEIEEGAKKEGRVSSVGMPDEWAHWDLSWASILEKYGLEHDDVDLSSGEEIATFVAEKDDPTKDVGDVGYAFTSTAMDEGCLQPYKVSSWDSIPDWAKDPDGNWTVSYTGTTCFIFNDAAIEGELPTTWQELMDSEIVVNMGNVVGGASSQANILACAIAMGGGFDNVQPGIDYFKKLAEQGRIHPSEGQVSEMVSGEVECFGGRFDFNGTAWADEYNAQELEGLHITTVIPQDGAITTGYALIINKWAPHPHAAAQTVEYMLSEEGQIERAYGGARPIRSDVEIPEDAPVLGDEWYENTTSPESADALQEACDEIARLWEEEVIPLLG, encoded by the coding sequence ATGAAGTTAAGAAAAGCGGCGGCGTTAGTCCTGGTGACCGTTATGGCTGCGACGGTTTTGACCGGGTGTGGAAAAGGTAATACAGGTGAAGGAGAAACAAAAGGAGCGGACCGGGAGAAAGCACTGGACCTTCGTACGTTAACGCAGGATGAAATTGAGGAGGGCGCAAAAAAAGAGGGCAGAGTTTCTTCGGTGGGAATGCCGGATGAGTGGGCGCACTGGGATCTCAGCTGGGCCTCCATCCTTGAAAAATATGGATTGGAGCACGATGATGTGGATTTGAGTTCCGGGGAAGAAATTGCAACCTTCGTGGCGGAAAAAGATGATCCCACGAAAGATGTGGGGGATGTGGGCTACGCGTTTACCTCCACGGCAATGGACGAAGGATGTCTTCAGCCCTATAAGGTTTCCAGCTGGGATTCTATTCCCGACTGGGCAAAGGATCCGGACGGCAACTGGACTGTGAGTTACACGGGAACCACCTGCTTTATCTTTAATGATGCCGCTATAGAAGGGGAGCTTCCTACAACCTGGCAGGAGCTCATGGACAGTGAGATTGTGGTGAACATGGGTAATGTAGTAGGCGGGGCGTCTTCACAGGCAAATATCCTCGCGTGTGCCATCGCCATGGGGGGCGGATTTGACAATGTGCAGCCGGGAATTGATTATTTCAAAAAGCTGGCTGAGCAGGGGCGGATCCATCCCTCGGAGGGACAGGTGTCAGAAATGGTATCCGGTGAGGTGGAGTGCTTTGGTGGAAGATTTGACTTCAATGGTACGGCGTGGGCGGATGAATACAACGCACAGGAACTGGAGGGGCTTCATATTACGACGGTGATTCCCCAGGACGGCGCTATCACGACGGGATATGCACTGATCATTAACAAATGGGCGCCGCATCCCCATGCGGCTGCTCAGACTGTGGAGTATATGCTCAGTGAAGAGGGACAGATTGAGAGGGCATACGGCGGTGCCCGTCCCATCCGGTCTGATGTTGAGATACCCGAAGATGCGCCCGTGCTTGGAGACGAGTGGTATGAGAACACTACATCTCCGGAAAGTGCGGATGCACTGCAGGAAGCCTGCGATGAGATCGCACGCCTCTGGGAAGAAGAGGTCATTCCGCTGCTCGGATGA
- a CDS encoding histidinol-phosphatase HisJ family protein gives MTCDLHIHSRYSFDSDESLAEICRRAVKRNVGVIAITDHCDMIQGRDGIAYYLAVEEQRMEAFAKAREEYQQLEILYGIEIGNAMDCPAETRQFLESRKFDFIIGAIHFLPGGGDIYKLPYRDDREVTRMFRDYFISVEKLVRLGGFDSLAHLDYPLRVLKGKVPVPTIEGYRELIEPIMEGLVSQDIALEVNTRGIYDWQGRVGPEDWVLARYRELGGRRLTIGSDAHTASRTGVGFEQAAEALRRTGFRSYTVYRGRKPVDIPI, from the coding sequence TTGACTTGTGATCTTCATATTCACAGCCGGTATTCTTTTGACAGCGATGAGTCACTTGCGGAGATCTGCCGGCGGGCTGTGAAACGAAATGTGGGTGTCATAGCAATTACTGACCATTGCGACATGATACAGGGCCGGGATGGAATTGCTTACTATCTTGCAGTGGAGGAGCAGCGAATGGAAGCATTTGCGAAAGCCCGCGAGGAGTATCAGCAGTTGGAGATTCTGTACGGTATTGAAATTGGAAATGCTATGGACTGTCCGGCAGAGACAAGGCAGTTTCTGGAGTCAAGAAAATTTGATTTCATAATCGGTGCCATTCATTTTCTGCCCGGCGGCGGTGATATTTATAAGCTCCCTTACCGGGATGACAGGGAAGTGACGCGGATGTTCCGGGATTATTTTATCTCTGTGGAAAAACTGGTCAGGCTGGGAGGATTTGATTCCCTGGCACATCTGGATTATCCCTTACGTGTACTGAAAGGGAAAGTCCCGGTTCCTACCATTGAGGGGTATCGTGAGCTGATTGAACCCATAATGGAGGGACTGGTCAGCCAGGATATTGCACTGGAAGTGAACACCAGAGGGATCTATGACTGGCAGGGAAGGGTTGGTCCGGAAGACTGGGTGCTGGCACGTTACAGAGAGTTGGGCGGCAGGCGTCTTACCATTGGAAGTGACGCTCATACGGCATCCAGGACGGGAGTCGGCTTTGAACAGGCAGCGGAGGCATTGCGGCGGACCGGATTTCGGTCTTACACCGTCTATCGCGGCAGGAAGCCTGTAGATATACCGATATAG
- a CDS encoding DeoR/GlpR family DNA-binding transcription regulator has protein sequence MKQDRLGQMKQLYYEKKNISNRELCETFNISLETVRRDLKLLEQEGVVKRVYGGAVLRPENDSSADMEPWHVRSVQNQREKAQIAAEMLLRIPDGCTIALDSGTSIFELAKLLNQKEDLTIITNSIHIALEISTRTNHTLYFIGGAIKKDELITTGMLSVDFLNCFSRIDLAIVSTDGFNVNEGLTDFNIEMGMLKRSIFEKANKILVAADYSKFSINALYKTCSSESLDLVITDPRAPAESVEYLRSAGVDVVIASAGGEPTP, from the coding sequence ATGAAGCAAGACAGACTTGGTCAAATGAAACAATTATATTATGAAAAAAAAAATATTTCCAACAGGGAGCTGTGTGAGACTTTCAACATTTCCCTCGAGACAGTACGCCGCGACTTGAAGCTGCTGGAGCAGGAAGGGGTTGTTAAGCGTGTTTACGGCGGCGCCGTACTGCGCCCGGAAAACGATTCCTCCGCCGACATGGAGCCATGGCATGTCCGCTCCGTACAGAATCAGCGCGAAAAGGCTCAGATAGCAGCAGAAATGCTGCTCCGGATTCCGGACGGCTGTACCATCGCACTGGATTCCGGAACCTCAATTTTCGAACTGGCAAAGCTGTTGAATCAAAAAGAAGACCTTACGATCATCACCAACTCCATACACATCGCGCTGGAGATCAGTACCCGAACCAACCATACGCTTTATTTTATCGGAGGCGCTATAAAAAAGGATGAACTGATCACCACAGGTATGTTATCAGTGGATTTTCTCAACTGCTTTTCCAGAATAGACCTGGCAATCGTCAGTACGGACGGATTCAATGTCAATGAAGGTCTGACCGATTTTAATATAGAAATGGGTATGCTGAAACGCAGTATCTTTGAAAAAGCCAATAAAATCCTGGTGGCGGCAGACTACAGTAAGTTTTCGATCAACGCCCTGTATAAGACATGTTCTTCCGAATCTCTGGATCTTGTGATCACAGATCCCAGAGCCCCGGCAGAATCTGTCGAGTACCTGAGAAGTGCAGGCGTGGATGTCGTCATCGCTTCTGCGGGGGGAGAGCCGACGCCCTGA